The DNA window aatttaaataatatttagatTTAATTAGGAGAAAATGAATTCCACGTAGGTGCCACATAGGTAAATTTATGTGGGAATAAGGAGATTTAACGGATGAAGGGTAAATATGGCTTCAAAGTTGAATGGCGGgggcaaatatatcaaaaaagtgTAACGAAGgataaatatgacccttttctaaaAGTACAGGggcaaatatgacccttttccgttttcATAATTATCATTTATAGTAATATAATGTATTTTaccatttatgacatttttggcTCTCTCTCCctcctattttctttttttttttccagtttttcactctcttttttttttctcgtttttcactctctttatttattttttatttttttcgtttcactctctttaattcttttttttttgttttctctttctccctctctccttttttttttctctgttcATCTTTCTATTTTGTACATTTAgtgaatatataacttaaatatttttaatataattagaaatattatatgtgatttcaaacattttgatactttaaattagtttacatttttaaaatttatactaatgTATGATTCGAATTGTGTTATAACTATCGtttatatttatacaattttaatacagaTTTTTCAGAGCTTCACCTCTTTTTTGATAAATCATCACCATCAGACCACCAAATGCTTATATTTAATACAGTTTTgatacaactttaatacaattTCTTAGAACTTCGCCTAATATACaactaaaacattttttatacaaatatattacaaGTATTATATGTGAATTTCAAACATCCTGATactatttaaattagtttacaTTGTTAGAAATGTATTACATTTGTtctacaataataataatacagtTTTGATACAACTTTCAATACAATATTGATACAACTTTAATACAGTTTTGATACAACTTTAAAACAATTTTGATACAACTTCAATATTGTTTTgatacaactttaatacaattttaatacaacttcaatacatatttatatcaaatggttattaaagctaaaattatgtcatatatggtaataaaaataaagtaacacTTAAAATCgtaattagtcaaataaaatatattatttatgtaaaaatcCCTATTAAAATTAGCTATAGAGTCCATATTAGCACAAgtccaatatatgttatttattttagggttaatatatatttatatacatctTACCTGACATTCTATGCAACAATCAATCTATgcatacaaaagaaaatagaggTCAGCGGAAAAATCTTACCTGACATTctcaatttgatttttgttttcttgttcgTGCAATGGTGTTCTCTTTGTGAATTGGGTGTAAAGGCCGCAATTATTTGTACAATGACTAAAATTAGAGTAAaccttatttaatttattttaacacaTGGATCAAGTGACATAGATTATTAagtaaattatgaatttgatccattaagtaaataatatatttatttgaaaatgatgCAATTTTAacccattaaataacaataggGACATTTTTGACCAAACTATTGAGACAAACATATTTGTAGACAAGGATTATTGatgttatattattttgaatatgtaAAATGCATATATGAAAGTGTATTTTTGTGTAAACTTAAGTATTTGTTCAACATAGTTTTGCATCAATATATAGTTGCAAATGTTTATAACTGTGTATCTTTATACGTCTTATCACTTTGAAGTGTAAAATATTGGGCCCGTACTCAAGCACAGGTCATGCCCCTCTAATACATTTATAAGAGATTATTGTTATCATTATTTAgacaacttacaaaaataaaataaaaattgctaaCTTCCAATAGCAAAAAGTAATCACATTAATTAGCAAGATCTTTCGGATCACATTAAGGGTAGCTTCTGATTTCTAAAGTTGTTTCTGCCCTAACTCCACACCCGCACCGCACCacataaattatgtattttttaattttacccCGTCCCGCAACCACATTTATCCCAACCCGCCTGTCCCGCATATGCTTAAACCCGCCCTACTTCGCACCCGTCCCACTCCATTGCCACCTTTAGTTGACGACATAGTATTGATTGAGGAGACACTAAACAAAGTTAATGCTAGGTTGGACATTTGGAGCTAAACTCTAAAGTTCAACGAGTACAAGTTGAGTAAGaccaaaatgaaatatttggaGTGCAAATTCAGTGTTGTATTGAATGAAGTGGATGTAAAATTAAGGtttgtaataatattttaaagagagaaagttttaagtatcttgggtccGTAATTTATGATAGTGGAAATATCGACAATGATGTCATACACCGCATTGGGGTGACATTAATGAAATGAAGGTATACCTCTatagtcttgtgtgataagaaagaACCCCCTAAACTTAAATATAAGTTTTACACCATAACGATGGTTATACCATCTTTGTTATATGCAGTGGTCATATTCAGTCATCTTtgttatataagttttaattcGGTGTACATGTTATTCTTGATTGATGTTGATCTTCCTGTTTCTGGTTCTGAGAACTGGTACATACCATTTATCCATGctaatatatgtttttattcaatttcagagtttaagaatatttttttcctactCTTTTCCATTTAATCTAAATTATAGCTAccaattatattatattatatatatatatcctttaactTAGTTTCAATTGACGTTTATACCATTCAAATTAGAGTGTACATAAGTAGATGCTAAAACTTGTATACTATTGGACAAATAGACACATATCATATGTGGCATCCTACCTGACAATTTGCAGTCCTACAAGACGTCCTACTAAATAATGCCACATAGAATGTGTATGTCTactattcaattttatacaaatttaaatatttactcatatatattcaaaattgaaGGGCACATATGACAACTAATGCCAAGTTAAAGAGAACGTTTATGTATTACTTCCGTCCCATATTAATCGATCATTTTGTTCTTTTACAtgcatattaagaaatcataaataagaagataattttactaattcaccctttaaaaaacttcttgagaattttacaaacaatgtgaacactttaaaaaagaattaattgcaaggTTAAtgcatgaaaattttaattagtgttttcttaatttagtaATGTGGACGATTACTATGcgacaattatttttagtaagatgatcAATTAATATGAGACGGAAGGAGTATGTCAAATATCATTACTCCCTTAGTCTAACAATAGTTGTTCAAtatactattttgggatgttcaacaatacttgtttgctttatgaaatcaatatataattttacacttagtttcTTTTTatccttataattaattatgatatagtaaaattatctttcttatttataattttttaagaatatgCAAAGTCTATAATgaacaaatattgttggaccGAAAGAATAATTATTAACAAGGCCAACAGGCGTATTTTTTTACATGTTTCAACAGAGGAAGCAAAGCCCACTGCGAGTCCGAAAGCCACGTGTGAGTTTCTTCACTTGGGCAAAGAGCCCTCATTGTTATAACGCCTGCGAAAATTGAATCTGCCCTTCTCCGCCGCGGACATCCGCTGCAACCGGTGGCAGCCATTTAACTTACTAGATTGCAGTAATGCCGAAGAAGAGTAACGGAAATTCCGACAACCACGACGGAGATGAGCCGGAGGATTTCGTCATTCCATCTTCCAGTGCCGAATCACAAGACGCCGATGAAACCGAGGAAGAAAGCGACGACGTACAGAATGTTCACAAGGAGTATGTAAGCGATAcggacaaagaagaagaagaggaggaagaaaaaGTCGAGGGTAGCAAAGTCGGTGATACTAACAGCCGGGGCAGGAAGGAGGATTTGGAAGTACAGAAGAAGGTTTATAGaagaaaggggaaaaaaataGTGGATGGTAGTGGGCACAGCGAGAgtgaaaacttgaaaatatatacgagaaagaagaagatgatagaaaaagaagaggaggtTGAAGAAAAGGAGCAAAATGTTGGTGCAAAAATGGCTAAAAGCAAAAAGGATTATAGGGAGAAACATACGAAGGAGAAGAATGAAAAGGCAAAGAAGGAAGATAAAGTGAATGAAGGTAAAACGGCAAAGAACAATGGAGATTCTAGTCGTGGAGGCAAAAATGAAAAGAGGAACAAGAAGGATAAGAGGAAGGAAGTAGAAGGAGAAACAAAACTAGCAAAAAAGGGAAAGAGCAATGGAGGTTCTAGTCATGGAGGTGTAATTAAGAAGGaagagaacaagaagaagaaaaggacaGACGAACGAGAAAGAGAAGGACAATCAGCAAAAAAGGCCAAGGTCAATGGTGATTCGAGTCAgttgaaaaaagaagagaaaaatatgaagaagacacaaaataaaaaggaaGGAGATGAAGAGGCTGAAGAAAAGCTAGTGAAAAAATCATATAGCAATGGAGTTGCAAGTCCAGCTACaaaggagaagatgaaaagGGAGAAGGAAAAGGAGGGTAAAACAAATAATGGCAAGGTAAAAGATGAAGCAATTGGCAATGGTACCACCAAAAAGAATGAGGAGAAGAAATTGAAGGCAAAGAAGAAAAGGGAGGATGATGAAGAGGAGGAAGATGAGAAGAGTGAGAGTGCGCTTTACCAATTTCCCCATAACCGAGTCCATCggataataaaaaaagaaaatgctGATATTAGGATGTTACACGAAGCAACCTTCCTTGTTAACAAAGCTACGGTATGGCTCTACAATCCTTATTCAATTGTTCAATATTTGATGCTGTACATATAATTTTCATTGTCTTATGTACATTGATGTTATAAAAGAGTTCCTGATAAGGCATTTCTCATATTAATCCTTTCAAAATTCGTTCTTTGACTTCGAGGACTTCTATTCAAGAAGTGACCAATTAACACAAATGCAGTCTAAAACCTCCATTGCTCACTGATTTTGGAGGTTGTTAAACTTCTTTTAGTGTTATGTGGACTATGAGAATGCTGCTGGAGGCATTTATGATATACACAATATCTCAAGTAAAGAAAGGTGAAGTAAGTTTTGACAAGAATCACAAGATCATTTAGTGTAAATGCCGACATTTAGATATATAAGTTAAATGTTACATGATAATGACATAATAGATGGAGATCTAacgaaaataaatcaaaagaacATCGATGAAATGAAAAGTAGTCCGAGTGTGCTATGTGATGAGCAGATAAGAAGTGTTGTAACACATTGAATCTCGGGTCGTTAAATACTAACATATTTGCTAGATGAATGGTGTAGAAATGTGGATATTAAGATGAATGTTATGTAGAATACAGAAAATTAGAGGTGATAATATCTAACAGAGGATGTAAATAACACAAATAGACGATAAAATGAGAGAATTTCACCTAGGTAGTTTTATCGTGTCTTATGTTAACCACAAAGAACCATGTCTTACTATTACATAAGCCTGTATATGCACCGACTCAGAGGTGTGATAATGCGATGACTGAAGAAGGTAATAGACTCTTAGTAGACCTACGATATCTCGGCTTAAATATTGACTTGGCTAAGAAAAGACACAATGAAAGCAATTCATATAGGTGATACCAATTAGTTGGGATTAAGGCTTAGTTGTCTTACACTTATAATAAGTCTGATTTTGATAGGGAGTCCTTTTGTCGTGTTAGAGACTTATGCCCGTATTACTGATGAGTGTGTGGTTTAGAGAACCTCTAGTTCTAGAGAACTCCTTATTTGCCCTTTAGACAGCACTGGAATCAAGTGAAATTGAATAGAAGtatagaacaatttttttttttttttgggattcaTGAATCCGACCTCAGTTGATTTGAGGTTGAGGCATAACTGTTGATTGAATTATTGGAGATTGCAGAAGCCACTTACCAGTGTGAGATTTGGACTAGGCTGCTAAAGGCATACATGATTTGGCCTAATATCACAAATGgaactccttttttttttctttgagaaaGTAATGAAACTCTCTTTTTTACAGGAATAATATCATAAGTATAACTAGGAACTTATTGAAGCCACAACAAGTAATATGGAACATAGCTGTGAATATTATTCACATCCTTAAGCTAGAGACGATCCTTAGAAATACCATATTCTTAGCTGGCCTAAACCAATCCATGCCTTACTTCCTCTAGCATCTAATTGTGTTGGTGAAATATTCATGTCTCTCATGCATTGAGGAGTAAGACTGGTGGAACATGGAAATCCTTGTTTCAAAGTCCATTGAATTGGGTAGAT is part of the Solanum stenotomum isolate F172 chromosome 8, ASM1918654v1, whole genome shotgun sequence genome and encodes:
- the LOC125874035 gene encoding uncharacterized protein LOC125874035, whose product is MPKKSNGNSDNHDGDEPEDFVIPSSSAESQDADETEEESDDVQNVHKEYVSDTDKEEEEEEEKVEGSKVGDTNSRGRKEDLEVQKKVYRRKGKKIVDGSGHSESENLKIYTRKKKMIEKEEEVEEKEQNVGAKMAKSKKDYREKHTKEKNEKAKKEDKVNEGKTAKNNGDSSRGGKNEKRNKKDKRKEVEGETKLAKKGKSNGGSSHGGVIKKEENKKKKRTDEREREGQSAKKAKVNGDSSQLKKEEKNMKKTQNKKEGDEEAEEKLVKKSYSNGVASPATKEKMKREKEKEGKTNNGKVKDEAIGNGTTKKNEEKKLKAKKKREDDEEEEDEKSESALYQFPHNRVHRIIKKENADIRMLHEATFLVNKATEKFLEVFCREAYACSFLDRKSYVGYNHLSSVVSKRPRFDFLSDFIPQKVRAEDALAEIPKAEET